From a single Candidatus Synechococcus calcipolaris G9 genomic region:
- a CDS encoding integrase core domain-containing protein: MAHRGYKQPPSSAGLLFHSDRGSQYASHDYQQALRQANIACSISRRGNCWDNAVAERFFGTIKTELIHPTVFPNRAIARTTIVEWIEVFYNRKRLHSTLGFLSPAQFEDQYYRSLISPISA; encoded by the coding sequence ATGGCTCACCGAGGATACAAGCAGCCTCCGTCAAGCGCTGGTTTATTATTTCACTCAGACCGGGGGTCACAATATGCCAGTCACGACTATCAACAGGCACTAAGGCAAGCTAATATAGCCTGTAGTATAAGCCGTCGGGGCAACTGCTGGGATAATGCGGTCGCTGAACGCTTTTTCGGCACGATAAAAACCGAGCTGATTCACCCCACGGTGTTTCCAAACCGGGCGATTGCCAGGACGACCATTGTTGAATGGATTGAAGTCTTCTACAACCGTAAACGCCTTCATTCCACTCTCGGTTTTCTATCCCCTGCTCAATTTGAGGATCAGTATTACCGCTCCCTAATTTCACCCATTTCCGCTTAA
- a CDS encoding IS630 family transposase (programmed frameshift), with protein sequence MPLPYSLDLRHKALRAIDQGEKKTQVCRLFNISRNTLDLWLKRRQQTGSVAPNTHYRRGPAPKVNDLDAFGTFAQEHGHLTQQQMAERWPEAISNRTIGKALKRIQFTRKKTYGYRERNEDRRQAFLTQLAHYDPAEIVYLDEAGVDNTIDYPYGYCHQSERFHALRLGHRTQRISMIAGWCDRQILAPMTFEGYCNSDLFENWVEQFLVPELNAGQLVVLDNASFHQSQRTQELIEQGASSLLFLPPYSPDLNKIEKFWARLK encoded by the exons ATGCCTTTACCCTATAGCCTCGACCTCCGTCACAAAGCCTTGCGTGCCATCGACCAAGGAGAGAAAAAAACACAGGTCTGTCGCCTGTTCAATATCAGTCGCAACACCCTTGATTTGTGGCTCAAGCGTCGTCAGCAGACCGGTAGTGTCGCCCCAAACACCCACTATCGTCGAGGTCCTGCCCCCAAAGTTAATGACTTAGATGCCTTTGGCACCTTTGCCCAAGAACACGGTCATCTCACCCAACAGCAAATGGCCGAGCGTTGGCCGGAAGCGATCAGTAATCGTACCATCGGTAAAGCCTTGAAACGCATTCAATTCACCCGT AAAAAAACTTACGGCTACCGCGAGCGCAATGAAGATCGCCGCCAAGCCTTCTTGACGCAACTGGCTCATTATGACCCAGCCGAGATTGTTTATCTCGATGAAGCTGGAGTGGACAATACCATAGACTATCCTTACGGGTATTGCCATCAGTCTGAACGCTTTCATGCTCTGAGGCTAGGACATCGCACCCAACGCATCAGTATGATTGCAGGTTGGTGTGATCGCCAAATACTAGCCCCGATGACCTTTGAGGGATATTGCAACAGTGACCTATTCGAGAACTGGGTAGAGCAGTTTTTAGTGCCTGAACTGAACGCAGGTCAACTCGTTGTCCTTGACAATGCGAGCTTTCATCAATCGCAGCGGACTCAAGAGTTAATTGAACAGGGTGCATCCAGCCTGTTATTTTTGCCGCCTTACTCCCCTGACTTGAACAAGATAGAGAAATTTTGGGCACGGTTAAAGC